The Humulus lupulus chromosome 4, drHumLupu1.1, whole genome shotgun sequence genome has a window encoding:
- the LOC133832560 gene encoding uncharacterized protein LOC133832560, which yields MLRTKLENVDTAFDIMDQLQDMFGHKSNQAHFEATKKYANAKMVSGMHVHDHFIKMMNYFQEVEFHGASTDEKTQVGLILNNLAPSFLAFTTNYFLNKLEYDMTQLLNELQMFEGINGGASKGTEN from the coding sequence ATGTTGAGGACTAAGTTGGAGAATGTCGACACTGCTTTTGACATTATGGACCAACTTCAGGACATGTTTGGGCATAAATCTAATCAAGCCCATTTCGAAGCCACCAAGAAGTATGCAAATGCTAAGATGGTGTCGGGGATGCATGTTCATGATCACTTCATCAAGATGATGAACTACTTCCAAGAAGTTGAGTTTCATGGAGCCTCCACTGATGAGAAGACTCAAGTGGGGCTCATCCTGAACAACCTTGCACCTTCTTTCCTTGCGTTCACCACTAACTATTTCCTGAACAAGCTAGAGTATGacatgacacaattgctgaatgaaCTTCAAATGTTTGAAGGAATTAATGGTGGAGCGAGCAAGGGAACTGAAAATTGA